Part of the Streptomyces antimycoticus genome, CGGGCCGCAACCTCTTCGGGCTCTCGCTCGACCAGTGGGGCACGGCGCTCGCGGTCTTCGCGGCCTGGAGCTCGCTGTGGACGATCATCGGTGGCCCGGAGGGGGTCGACAAGGGCGTCGGACAGATCCTGGGCCTGATCGGCACGCTGGCGATGGCGGCGGTCGCGCTGCTCATCCAGCGCGTCCCGGCTCTGAAGGCCCCGCTGGTGAACGCCTCCGGTCCGGCCCCGGCCCCGTACGGTGCCCAGGCCCCGCAGCCGGGGTACGGCTACCCGGGTGGTGCCCAGCCCGGCGCCCCCGCGCCGTACGGCGCCCAGCCCGGTCAGCCGCAGCCGGGGCAGCCGCAGCCCGGTCAGTCCTTCGGCGGCCAGCCGGCCCCGGCCCCGGCGCCCTCGGGCGGCGGGGACTTCGCCCCGTTCTGGTTCGCGGTGCCGGTGGCCCGCCCGCTGTACGCCGAGGACGGTTCGTCGAGCACCATCGCCGAACTGGCCCCCGGCACCTGGTACCTCGCGGTGGAGCAGCGCGGTCAGGCGCTGGTCGCCCAGACGCAGGACGGCCGTCGCGGCGTGCTGCAGGACACCACGGGGATCCAGCGCGGCTGAGCCGAGCCGAGCCGCGCGTTCGATGACGCGCCCCGCGCGCGTCGCGCATGACCGCCAACGGCCCCTCGCCCGTAACGCTCGGGCGAGGGGCCGTTGCCATGTGCGCCCCCGGCCCGTACAGTCCGGCCGGTGCGGCTGACCTGCCGTCAGTCGCCTCTCCACCCTGTCCGGCGGAACGAGGGGGCTTCCATGCGGCTCGGTCTGGCGCTCGGCTACTGGGGCCGCGGCCCCGACCCCCGCCATCTGGAACTCGCCCAGGAAGCGGAGCGGCTGGGCTACCACTCGGTGTGGACCGCCGAGTCCTGGGGCTCGGACGCCTTCACCCCGCTCACCTGGCTCGCCGCGCACACCACCCGGATCGCGCTCGGCACGGCGGTCGCGCAGATGGCCGCCCGCACCCCCACCGCCACCGCGATGCAGGCGCTCACGCTGGACCATCTCTCCGGCGGCCGGATGATGCTGGGGCTGGGGCTGTCCGGACCGCAGGTGGTCGAGGGCTGGTACGGACGCCCGTTCCCCAAGAGCCCGCTGACGGCGACCCGTGAGTATGTCGAGGTCATCCGGCAGGTGCTGGAGCGCGCGGCGCCGGTGCGGCTCGACGGGCGCTATCACCCGCATCCGTACACCGGTCCGGACGCCACCGGTCTCGGCAAGCCGCTGAAGCCCATCGTCCATCCGCTCCGCGCCGATCTGCCGGTGCTGCTCGGGGCGGAGGGGCCCAAGAACATCGCCCAGACCGTGCGCATCGCCGACGGCTGGCTGCCGCTGTACTGGTCGCCGTCG contains:
- a CDS encoding DUF5336 domain-containing protein, producing MNIRSLTRGDGVVIGAAVLLFIASFLDFYTIDCGGSSFCKDAGENGWKSDFFPVLPSIFLAGVIAAVLIVSARFQPAGRNLFGLSLDQWGTALAVFAAWSSLWTIIGGPEGVDKGVGQILGLIGTLAMAAVALLIQRVPALKAPLVNASGPAPAPYGAQAPQPGYGYPGGAQPGAPAPYGAQPGQPQPGQPQPGQSFGGQPAPAPAPSGGGDFAPFWFAVPVARPLYAEDGSSSTIAELAPGTWYLAVEQRGQALVAQTQDGRRGVLQDTTGIQRG
- a CDS encoding LLM class F420-dependent oxidoreductase, which translates into the protein MRLGLALGYWGRGPDPRHLELAQEAERLGYHSVWTAESWGSDAFTPLTWLAAHTTRIALGTAVAQMAARTPTATAMQALTLDHLSGGRMMLGLGLSGPQVVEGWYGRPFPKSPLTATREYVEVIRQVLERAAPVRLDGRYHPHPYTGPDATGLGKPLKPIVHPLRADLPVLLGAEGPKNIAQTVRIADGWLPLYWSPSRTELYQETLADARDGFMVAPMTQVRVCTDVAEGLKPVKAMLGFYIGGMGHAARNFHADLMARFGYEAEARRVQELFLAGRRAEAIDAVPDAFADEISLVGPRERIAERLELWRKGPITDLLAVAPDPQTLRVLAELAG